A stretch of Deltaproteobacteria bacterium DNA encodes these proteins:
- a CDS encoding flagellin produces AIVSKDTIRANLGALQNRLENTITNLTIQAENLQAAESRISDVDVATEMTNFVRNQILTQSAVAMLSQANSLPQMAMQLIGG; encoded by the coding sequence GGCGATTGTCTCCAAGGATACAATCCGGGCCAACCTGGGCGCGCTCCAGAACCGTCTGGAAAACACCATCACCAACCTGACCATCCAGGCGGAAAACCTGCAGGCGGCCGAATCCCGCATCTCCGATGTGGACGTGGCCACGGAAATGACCAACTTCGTGCGCAACCAGATTCTGACCCAAAGCGCGGTGGCCATGCTGTCCCAGGCCAACAGCCTGCCGCAGATGGCCATGCAGCTCATCGGCGGTTAG